A DNA window from Buttiauxella agrestis contains the following coding sequences:
- the ydiK gene encoding AI-2E family transporter YdiK yields the protein MVKVSQPKDLLQILLSVLFISVMIIACLWVVRPFVLGFAWAGTIVLATWPLMLKVQKLLWGKRSLAVLVMTLLLLMLFVIPVALLVNSLVDNSGPVIDWATKGNMELPRFDWLNTIPLVGDKLYAGWNALVDSGGSAIMAKIRPYIGTTTTWFLGQAIHVGSFLMHCGLMLLFSVLLYAKGETLGNGIRHFAFRLAGKRGDAAVLLAGQAIRAVALGVVVTALVQSVLGGVGLAIAGIPNATLLTVVMMLCCLVQIGPLLVLVPSIAWLYWTGDTTWGTVLLVWSCVVGTMDNVIRPVLIRMGADLPMILILSGVIGGLIAFGMIGLFIGPVLLAVSYRLISVWMHEAPAPQDDPNEVVEILEEQE from the coding sequence ATGGTTAAAGTCAGTCAGCCGAAGGATCTGCTACAGATTCTGCTGTCGGTGTTGTTTATCTCGGTGATGATCATCGCCTGCTTATGGGTTGTCCGTCCGTTTGTACTCGGTTTTGCCTGGGCAGGTACCATCGTGCTCGCGACATGGCCTCTGATGCTTAAGGTTCAGAAATTGCTGTGGGGGAAACGCTCCCTTGCCGTTCTGGTGATGACGCTGTTGCTGTTAATGTTATTTGTGATCCCCGTTGCGCTGTTGGTAAACAGCCTGGTCGATAACAGCGGCCCGGTTATCGATTGGGCGACGAAAGGTAATATGGAGCTGCCAAGGTTCGACTGGCTTAACACCATTCCATTGGTGGGCGACAAACTTTACGCAGGCTGGAATGCTCTGGTTGATAGCGGCGGCAGCGCTATTATGGCAAAAATTCGCCCTTATATCGGCACAACGACGACCTGGTTCCTCGGTCAGGCGATTCACGTCGGTAGCTTCCTGATGCATTGCGGCCTGATGCTGCTGTTCAGCGTGCTGCTGTACGCGAAAGGTGAAACGCTGGGTAACGGTATTCGACACTTTGCGTTCCGCCTCGCGGGTAAACGTGGTGATGCGGCGGTATTGCTGGCAGGACAAGCCATTCGCGCCGTCGCGCTGGGTGTTGTGGTTACGGCACTGGTTCAGTCAGTCCTCGGTGGCGTCGGTTTAGCCATTGCAGGCATCCCTAACGCAACGCTACTCACCGTGGTGATGATGCTGTGCTGCCTGGTGCAAATCGGTCCGTTGCTGGTGTTGGTCCCATCAATTGCCTGGCTGTACTGGACCGGTGACACGACCTGGGGCACGGTGCTGCTGGTGTGGAGTTGCGTGGTAGGTACGATGGATAACGTTATCCGCCCGGTTCTGATTCGTATGGGTGCAGACTTGCCAATGATCCTGATTCTCTCCGGGGTTATCGGAGGGTTAATTGCCTTCGGGATGATTGGTTTGTTTATCGGGCCAGTTCTGTTGGCGGTCTCTTACCGTTTAATTTCAGTGTGGATGCACGAAGCTCCAGCCCCGCAAGATGACCCAAATGAAGTGGTAGAGATTCTGGAAGAACAGGAATAA